The sequence GCGTACCCGGCGGCCTCCGCGGCGCGGCCGTACTGCTGGGCGTCGGCGAGAGCCGTGGCGTGGCTGGCGTCCGGGCGGCGCCCAGCGAGCAGGAACAGGTGGACATCCACGTCGCAGCCTACTCGCCGGGCGGCGGCCAGATCAGCAGTCACGCAGCTCGGGTGACTGGTTGAGCAGTTGGCCGCGAGTGGAGACGAAGCGGCGGTGGGTGTCGGAGTCGACAGCGGACAGGCGGAACGCGGCGATGCGGTGGCAGTTCTGGAAGGCGAGTTTGACGCCGAAGTGGCGCTCCAGACTGGACCGGATGGCGTCGCTGGCCAGGGCCCGCAGGAGTTGGCCACGTTCGGACTCACTCGGCGGCGGGACGACGTTGTCGGCGAACTCGGCGTCGGACGACTGGAGCTCCGCCACCACCCGGCTGATGGTCTGCCAGGCGTACGGCAGTGAGTCCCGGACACAGGTCACGAACGCCTCGTCGTCGACCGGCCCCGATTCGGCCGCCTGTAACAGGTCCGATGGCACGGTAAGAGACATGCTCCTCCTCACACGATAACGATCACTGTTGTCGTACGCGTTGCGCCACGAGCACACCATGCACCGTACGTGGCGTCAATGGCACCGATCGTGCCTCCGCCCGGACAGCGAATCCCCCTGCGAGCGGCCCGCTTCTATACACTCATCCGCACCGGCGGCAAGGGGGGACTCGCCTACCGTCATCGCCTGCTGGGCACTCGTCCGCGCTGGACAGACAGAAGGTGGAGGCGTTGTGAGCGCACCCGAACGCATCGCGCCGGCACAGGAGGATCCGCCGGGTGAGGCCTCGGCCAGCAGCAGCCCGCCGCAGGTCCGGGGCGCTGCCGTGCGGGCACTGATCGCCGAGCGCGTCAGCTCCGTCGA comes from Salinispora tropica CNB-440 and encodes:
- a CDS encoding SCO5389 family protein, with translation MSLTVPSDLLQAAESGPVDDEAFVTCVRDSLPYAWQTISRVVAELQSSDAEFADNVVPPPSESERGQLLRALASDAIRSSLERHFGVKLAFQNCHRIAAFRLSAVDSDTHRRFVSTRGQLLNQSPELRDC